In Oryzihumus leptocrescens, the following are encoded in one genomic region:
- the cobU gene encoding bifunctional adenosylcobinamide kinase/adenosylcobinamide-phosphate guanylyltransferase, which produces MTTTLVTGGARSGKSRYAESLLDHRTRVTYIATGTVPDGTDQEWSDRIWRHRMRRPAWWSTVETSRLAAAIDSAYNPVLVDCLGTWLARQIDDIDGWHDPQGTGAYLEKRTEELLAVLRSAVVDVVMVTNEVGLSIVPDTASGRLFRDELGRLNAAVSAVCDNVVLVVAGRVLDLSGCPVVPA; this is translated from the coding sequence ATGACCACGACGCTCGTGACGGGCGGCGCCCGCAGCGGCAAGAGCCGCTACGCCGAGAGCCTGCTCGACCACCGCACCCGGGTGACCTACATCGCCACCGGCACGGTGCCGGACGGCACCGACCAGGAGTGGAGCGACCGCATCTGGCGTCACCGGATGCGCCGGCCGGCCTGGTGGTCGACCGTCGAGACCTCGCGGCTGGCCGCCGCGATCGACTCGGCCTACAACCCGGTGCTGGTCGACTGCCTGGGCACCTGGCTGGCCCGGCAGATCGACGACATCGACGGCTGGCACGACCCGCAGGGCACCGGTGCCTACCTCGAGAAGCGCACCGAGGAGCTCCTGGCGGTGCTGCGCTCGGCAGTGGTCGACGTGGTGATGGTGACCAACGAGGTCGGCCTGTCCATCGTGCCGGACACGGCCTCGGGCCGGCTGTTCCGCGACGAGCTCGGCCGCCTCAACGCCGCGGTCAGCGCGGTGTGCGACAACGTCGTCCTCGTCGTGGCGGGGCGGGTGCTGGACCTGTCCGGCTGCCCGGTCGTCCCTGCCTGA